ttttcaGTGAAGCAAAAATTAATTTGTATTCTTTCAGATGCAAGAGGCATGCTCTATGGAAAAAGAAGATCAGAGGATAGACGTATTACCATTTAGCCAATCCAATTTGAAGAAAAGCAGCATGACTGGAAATGTGTGGAATAATCCAAACCAGCTCTCTGAAGAGATGGTGCGCTCCATGAGAGATATCTTCCTTCATTTATCTGCATCTTCCAAGATATCACCAAAGGCGCCTTTTGATAATTCATCTTCATCAGCAGAACGTCTGTCTGGTTCAACATCGACGTCTTTGTCAGATTCATCTGTAATAGCCTCAGTGCTGCGCAGTCCTTCAATTGACTTGAACCACGATTATGGTATTATGGAAGAAGTTACAAACTTTGATCCATACAATGTTAATGGGAAGGAAGCCCGGAGAGACATTGGAAGCTATTGTTCTGTAGCTGAAGTGTCTTGGATGTATGTTGGCACTGAACAACTTGGATATGCATCTGGAGCTCTGAAAAAGTTCAGGTTTTTCAGTcaaacacttgccttcagctatTAATTCTAATTGACACATTGCATGTTTTAAAAGATGGTCAGATAAAGTCAGAACACTGAACAACAATCAAGCACATGATATAATGCATTAGTACATGTGTGAGACAATTAAGCTGCATTGTATTTTACTAGTAAGGTAAGTGATATTAACTGTTTCTACCACTCTCTTTTGCAGGTTTCTTGTAGAGCAACTATCAAAGGTTGACCCTACTTGTATGAACTGTGATGAGCGGTTAGCATTTTGGATTAACCTATACAATGCATTAATAATGCATGTAAGTATTATCTGCCACTTAGTTTTTTTGGATTAACCTATACAATGCATTAATAATGCATGTAAGTATATTATGCATCCTGAACTCTCTGCATGTTTACTTGGAGTTTACCAGGCATATTTAGCATATGGTGTTCCCGAAAATGACATCAAACTTTTCTCGCTAATGCAAAAGGTTTGACTAATATCTCTTTGATTTTTAGTTTACACTAGAGTTTGGACATACGCTATTGGCCAACTAGAAAGAATTTTGCAGGCCAATTACACGGTCGGTGGGCAGCCCATCAGTGCAACTGAAATAGAGTTTGTTATTCTGAAGATGAAGACTCCAGTGTATCGTCCACAACTCGTATAACTCTGTTCCTCATTTGCATGTTCTTCTATTCATCGTACAAGTCACAATGCATCTTACTGTTTCCCTCCTTTTCAGTCGTTGATGTTGGCTCTTCACAAATTCAATACTTCAGAGAAGCACAAGAAATATTCAATCGATGATAATGAACCCCTTGTGCTGTTTGCGCTTAGTTGTGGGATGTTCTCTTCACCTGCGGTAAGTGAATGAGTGACAAGGGAACTCAGCTACAGAAACTGAAGTTACCAGAATATTTTGTTATACTATCGTTTTACCATGCTAGAAGAAATGCTTTGGATCATTCATAGTTCCTAGAGTTAAAACGTTTCTTAACTGCAAGTGCTACACGATTCGTGCATTACCATGTACTAGTATTTTAAGACTACGGACTTTTCAGAAGTAATAATGCTAACTTACTTTTATCAGGTAAGGATTTTCACTGCTGCAAATGTTAGACGGGAGCTTCAAGAATCAATGAGAGACTACATCAGAGCATCAGTTGGTATAAATGACAAAGGAAAGCTTATAGTCCCAAATTTACTGCAGAGCTATGCCAAGGGCATCGTGGAGGACTCTCTGCTTGCCGATTGGATCTGCCGTCACCTGACAGTGGATCAGGTCGCTGCGATCCAAGATACTTCATCGTCGCACAAGCAGCGTCTTCTTGGGGTGCGCAGTTTTAGTGTCATCCCGTTCGATTCGAAATTCCGGTACCTGTTCTTATCTGACAACAGTAGGTGATAGAACCGAAACGAGGTCCCTTATCTATGTGCAGAAAGAAACTAGAGTGGGCATTTTGACATGGTGAAAAGTGAAAAAGGTTATCTGTATATTTTGTAAATTTTGGGGGTGATTTGTGATTCTTCTCTGTATGTAAAGTTATTTCCAGTTTGTACTAAGGCCAGCTCCAACAAAAACTGTAAAACACACCGTATCACTGTGTTGATTGCTATGTTTGTCCTTTTGCCAATCGGAAGTGGGAGGAAAGCTCTCCAATAGCGTCCGTATCAACCGGCACAGGGATACAGGCACGAGGCCCTGTCTGGCCAATTAGCAAAAGCAAAAATGAGTGTATCACTGTAGCTAGAGGATGACTGTGGATCTGAAGAAGGATATATAGTAATTGAAGGTAAGAAATAGAGTAGTTACTAGAGATTATAAAAATaaaggatgttgtaatagtattagtagatgttataatattataaaaaataaatttttaaagtatatgTTAAAGATAACCTAACTAGCAAAATTTCCTACACATTTAACTGTGGAGCCGGTCGGCATGGACAGGGCTCACAAAAGGAGGCACCTGGCCATGGCGTGGAGGAAGTTTCTTTCTAGCGCGTGGCCGCTACGTGTTGGCCCGCGCTTGCTCGACGCCATCTCCATCTCTCCTTCGAGCCATCGGTTCCCACTTCGCCGGGGACCGCGATAGACAGCCAAGAGGAGCCAGTTTGTGCTGTTGCGCTCGCTTGCTCCTTCCTCCGATGTACCCGCCTTGTACTCCGCTTGCGGATTACTGCCCTTGTGCACATGTCTCGAACCGCCGTGCTGCCGCACATGGTGAGCGTCGCGGCTGCCGCACGAACGGCCGCCGCCGTAGGACGCTTCAACCGGTGATGGTCATCTTGGGGGGTGTCCTCGCTCGCGGATGTCGCGAAGCAGTGGTGACGAGCCAATGGGCAGAGGAAGGAGGCAGTGGGGATCGGGAGGAACGGATGGGGAAGGGACGGAGAGAAGTTGCCGGAGGTGTAGGTGACGATATGTCACAGGGCGCCGTCGCCTGAGCTCGCCTGCATCTCACTCTCGATCTCTTCCTATTGGGTTGCCTGGCAATTCGAGCTGATCAGGGAAATCAATCATTTGCAGCACTGCAATGACCAATGAGAGCTTTGCGGCACTGCAAATAGTAGCATATCCAACGACGTGTGAGAAAAGTGAGAAATTCATATGGCGGCCCAGTTGGCAGTTGCCCGATTGTTGGGCTTCTGAAAAAGGCCCACTTGTTTTGGGGTAAGAAATGAAAAGGCGAAAGCTGTGTCTGA
The sequence above is drawn from the Phragmites australis chromosome 10, lpPhrAust1.1, whole genome shotgun sequence genome and encodes:
- the LOC133883464 gene encoding uncharacterized protein LOC133883464 isoform X2, which encodes MLCVRAEDALAAAAAAAAASDKMRSVTLGSSIRRAARRMAGGGRRPGGSARPGSGDASASASCSGDDSSVGSAKREGGRRCIMRRYRSQLEQEVKKLQWQLQEEIDLHLALADAIRYDAALILKSSTKVPDKARELIISIASLEITVSKLEEDLNHLRYQLRHVRNERLLAENNPGCLLPTSSECQPSTACNCTGEELRDLRFGDCQLVQSMQEDLSTEFEDQQDDENDCEDREMISPNRLLEKHQDARLTRLLEHQDEEMQEACSMEKEDQRIDVLPFSQSNLKKSSMTGNVWNNPNQLSEEMVRSMRDIFLHLSASSKISPKAPFDNSSSSAERLSGSTSTSLSDSSVIASVLRSPSIDLNHDYGIMEEVTNFDPYNVNGKEARRDIGSYCSVAEVSWMYVGTEQLGYASGALKKFRFLVEQLSKVDPTCMNCDERLAFWINLYNALIMHAYLAYGVPENDIKLFSLMQKANYTVGGQPISATEIEFVILKMKTPVYRPQLSLMLALHKFNTSEKHKKYSIDDNEPLVLFALSCGMFSSPAVRIFTAANVRRELQESMRDYIRASVGINDKGKLIVPNLLQSYAKGIVEDSLLADWICRHLTVDQVAAIQDTSSSHKQRLLGVRSFSVIPFDSKFRYLFLSDNSR
- the LOC133883464 gene encoding uncharacterized protein LOC133883464 isoform X1, producing MLCVRAEDALAAAAAAAAASDKMRSVTLGSSIRRAARRMAGGGRRPGGSARPGSGDASASASCSGDDSSVGSAKREGGRRCIMRRYRSQLEQEVKKLQWQLQEEIDLHLALADAIRYDAALILKSSTKVPDKARELIISIASLEITVSKLEEDLNHLRYQLRHVRNERLLAENNPGCLLPTSSECQPSTACNCTGEEHVSKLRDLRFGDCQLVQSMQEDLSTEFEDQQDDENDCEDREMISPNRLLEKHQDARLTRLLEHQDEEMQEACSMEKEDQRIDVLPFSQSNLKKSSMTGNVWNNPNQLSEEMVRSMRDIFLHLSASSKISPKAPFDNSSSSAERLSGSTSTSLSDSSVIASVLRSPSIDLNHDYGIMEEVTNFDPYNVNGKEARRDIGSYCSVAEVSWMYVGTEQLGYASGALKKFRFLVEQLSKVDPTCMNCDERLAFWINLYNALIMHAYLAYGVPENDIKLFSLMQKANYTVGGQPISATEIEFVILKMKTPVYRPQLSLMLALHKFNTSEKHKKYSIDDNEPLVLFALSCGMFSSPAVRIFTAANVRRELQESMRDYIRASVGINDKGKLIVPNLLQSYAKGIVEDSLLADWICRHLTVDQVAAIQDTSSSHKQRLLGVRSFSVIPFDSKFRYLFLSDNSR
- the LOC133883464 gene encoding uncharacterized protein LOC133883464 isoform X3 — encoded protein: MRRYRSQLEQEVKKLQWQLQEEIDLHLALADAIRYDAALILKSSTKVPDKARELIISIASLEITVSKLEEDLNHLRYQLRHVRNERLLAENNPGCLLPTSSECQPSTACNCTGEEHVSKLRDLRFGDCQLVQSMQEDLSTEFEDQQDDENDCEDREMISPNRLLEKHQDARLTRLLEHQDEEMQEACSMEKEDQRIDVLPFSQSNLKKSSMTGNVWNNPNQLSEEMVRSMRDIFLHLSASSKISPKAPFDNSSSSAERLSGSTSTSLSDSSVIASVLRSPSIDLNHDYGIMEEVTNFDPYNVNGKEARRDIGSYCSVAEVSWMYVGTEQLGYASGALKKFRFLVEQLSKVDPTCMNCDERLAFWINLYNALIMHAYLAYGVPENDIKLFSLMQKANYTVGGQPISATEIEFVILKMKTPVYRPQLSLMLALHKFNTSEKHKKYSIDDNEPLVLFALSCGMFSSPAVRIFTAANVRRELQESMRDYIRASVGINDKGKLIVPNLLQSYAKGIVEDSLLADWICRHLTVDQVAAIQDTSSSHKQRLLGVRSFSVIPFDSKFRYLFLSDNSR